DNA sequence from the Leptospira limi genome:
AAAAATCACTGAGTGTTTCTTTGGATTGGAAATTGGAAGGTCGTTTGACATACTCTTTGACAATGAGACCAGAGGATTGGATTCGATCTGATTCCATATCGTCTGGGTTAATTCCGTAGTTCCCAATCATTGGGTAGGTAAGTGTGACAAGTTGACCTTTGTAGGAAGGGTCAGTTAGAATTTCCTGATAGCCCGCCATTGAGGTATTAAATACTACCTCTCCGATCGAATTCTTATTTGCACCGAAGGATTGGCCTTTCATGACCGTTCCGTTTGCTAAAACCAAAAAAGCCTGCATCAAATCCATTCCAAAGAATAAGGCCAGGCTTGCGAACAAAAATTCATCAATCTTTTACATAATAACGTTTGATCCTGTCATACCTGTATTCCCCATCAATGGAGACGGTTTTCAATTGGGAAAGGGCATCGGCCATTTCCTTTGCTTCCGAGGGACTAATCGTGAGGTAAAACCTCCTTCCTCTGACGAGATAGACAATTTGCCCTGTTGTTGGATCTGCCTCTACCACTTGGCCTTGAACGGTTTTGGTTTGGGACGTGCGGCTCGGAGAATTCACTTGGTACTTTTGGAACACATGTGGTTTTCCCACACAGAGCCAAGTATCGGAAGTGGGTGTACTTTGTGTTGCTTTCCCTTCGACGTGTAGGTTCCCTTTTTGTTTATTACCAAAACTGAGGGACATGGTATCTGGATCACAATGGATGGTTCGTTCTCGTAGGTTAGTAGAATCTAAAAAGACAAAATGTGAATTATCACCTTCTGATTCCCAACTCAACAATTCGCCTGAAAAACGAATGATCTTTCTTTCTTTCGCTGCCGTGTTGGTAGAAAAAAGAACAAAAAGCCAAAGGAATCTGCAAATAAGGAAAAGTTGTTTAGATCGGGTTAGACTCATTCGAAATTCCACATTTAACACAATTTTCGTGAAGATTTAACAATTTTATTTGACAAATCTCATGAGAAGCACTAGTTTCATTGCAATTGTCGGTATGAACGACTGCTCACAGTATTCGTTTGTCCGCAGGAATGAAAAAAATTCAGGAAACACTCACTAAGGAGTAATCATCAAATGCTGAAATCTCTACGTTTTGGAATGATGGGGTTCTTACTTATGTGCTTAGCTGGCAATCTAAGCGCACAATCTGGTCCTCGTTCTTATTTTATGATCGGTCTAGGTATGCAATTTGACCTTGCACAACTCGGCGGAACAATTACGAAAGATGGTCTAGATTCTAGAAATTCTTCAGTCTCTAGAGACTCGAGCGGAAACATCACAGGATACCCACTTCAAAAAGCAATTTATGCTGAAAACACTCTTATCAGTTTGAAACGAACAACTGGTGGGGCTGTTGGTGCAAAAACTAGCGGAGCTATGGTCGGTGGTAACGTAAACGTAGGTTACGAAAAAGAAGGAGTCTTCGGAGTTCCTAGCCTTTTCTGGAGAATCAACGTTAACTATACTACTAAAATCTCTGGTGGTGAAACATCTTCCACAATTATGGGATACAAATGGTTAGACCAAGAGTGGCAATACACTGCTTGGACAGTTCCAACATACTTAGGGATTAAATTATACAATGCTGCGAATGACACTGCTGTTTACGTCGGAGCAGGGGTAAACTACTTCCACGGATGGTGGGGAGTTTCTGGAACAATCAATAACCCAGGACTTCAAACTTTCGCTCCTGGAATTTTAGGACCTGGTGGCTCACTTATCAGTGATGCTCCAAACCCTGGAATTAACAAAGAAAACGTACGTTTTGGCGCACACGGTTTTGGATTAAACTGGCTTGTTGGTGCTCAAACAAAAGTAACTGATAGAGGTCACCTTTTCTTCGAATTGGAAACTATCCTTTCTGCAGGAATGGG
Encoded proteins:
- a CDS encoding porin OmpL1, coding for MLKSLRFGMMGFLLMCLAGNLSAQSGPRSYFMIGLGMQFDLAQLGGTITKDGLDSRNSSVSRDSSGNITGYPLQKAIYAENTLISLKRTTGGAVGAKTSGAMVGGNVNVGYEKEGVFGVPSLFWRINVNYTTKISGGETSSTIMGYKWLDQEWQYTAWTVPTYLGIKLYNAANDTAVYVGAGVNYFHGWWGVSGTINNPGLQTFAPGILGPGGSLISDAPNPGINKENVRFGAHGFGLNWLVGAQTKVTDRGHLFFELETILSAGMGVGGVASVGGASALAPWVAYPVVIGGQTYRVGYKIEI